The following is a genomic window from Deltaproteobacteria bacterium.
AACGGATATTCATAATTCAGATCGATAATCGCCAGGTCGGCACTTCCCCCTTCCATGAGACGGCCCCCCGGAATCCCGAGGGCCGTCGCTCCGGCCCACGAAAGCTTCCCGATGGCCTGGGCCAGGCCGAGCACCCCGTCCCGCACCAACTGGAGCGTGAGGGGAAGGGCCGTCTGGAGCCCGATCATTCCAAAGGCGGCCCTGTCAAACTCCAGATCCTTCTCCAGGGAACTGTGGGGTGCATGGTCCGTGGCGATGGCGTCGATAACGCCCTCCCTCAGACCGGTCTTTATGGCCTCGACATCTTCCGGGGTCCTGAGGGGAGGGTTCACCTTGGCGAGGGTATCGTATCCGATGACCCTCCGGTGGTCCAAGGTGAAATAGTGGGGTGCGGTTTCCGCGGTCACCCGGATGCCGTCTTCCTTTGCCCTCCGGATCAGATCGACGGATGCCGCGGTGCTGACATGCGCGATATGGACATGCCGCCCGGTCAGCCTGGCCAGGGCGATCTCCCTGTAAACCATGATGTCTTCACTGGCGTCAGGGATACCGGCGAGACCGATCCGGGTCGATATGCCGCCCTCATGCATGACCCCGTCCCCTGACAGGCTCCTGTCTTCACAATGGGAGATGACGCGCAGCCCATAAAACGAGGCATATTCAAGGGCCCTTCTCATTAACTCGCTGTTGACCACGGGAAATCCATCGTCAGAAAGACCCACCGCCCCAGCCTCTCTCAGCTCGCCGAAATCGGTGAGCGTCTCCCCGTCCTGCCCCTTTGATATGGCGGCTATCGGATAGACCCTCACGGATCTCGCCCTTTCCGCCTGCTCCAAAATAAACTCGGTAACGGCCCGGCAGTCATTGGGCGGCACAGTGTTGGGCATGCAGGCGATGGCCGTATACCCGCCTGCGGCTGCGGCCCTTGCCCCGGACGCGATGGTCTCCTTATACTCGTGTCCCGGCTCTCTCAAATGGACATGCATATCCACCAGGCCCGGGATGACCATCTTGCCGGACGCCTCAACCCGCTTGATCCCGGATCCATTCCCCTGAAAAACACCCGGGGGAAGCATCTTGGAAATCTTTCCCTTTTCAACAACCACATCCAACTGTTCCACTGTCTCGTTGACGGGATCGACCAGATCACCGCCCCTGATCCACGTTATCACCCTTGGCTCCTCCAATCAAAAGATACAATACGGCCATTCTCACGGCAACCCCGTTCGCCACCTGATCAAGAATAACGGAGTAGGGACCATCCGCCACCTCAGAGGATATTTCCACGCCCCTGTTTAAAGGACCTGGATGCATGACAATGGCCCCCTCGTTGGCGCTCTGGAATATCTTTCTGCTGAGTCCGAAATAAGAGGCGTACTCCCGGATGCTCGGGAACAGGACCTTGCTTTGCCTCTCCAGCTGGATGCGCAGCAACATCACCACATCTTTTTTTCGAACCGCCTTAACCGGGTCAGGGACTACCCGGACCCCCAACCCCTCGATACCCACCGGAATCATTGTCGGCGGTCCGGACACCGTCACCTCAGCCCCCATTTTGATCAGTCCGATAATGTTGGATCGCGCTACGCGGCTGTGGGAGATATCCCCGATAATGACCGTCTTCAATCCGTTGATGCGGCCCATCTTTTCCCTGATGGTATAGAGATCCAGCAGGGCCTGTGTCGGATGTTCGTTAATTCCGTCTCCGGCATTAATGATGCCGGCCTCCACTTCTTTTGCCAGCATATGGGGCGCACCGCTCGACGGGTGCCTCAAAACGATCACATCGGGTCTCATCGCCTGAAGGTTTCGTGCCGTGTCCAGGAGGGTCTCCCCTTTCACCATGCTGCTTGTGGAAGCCGACAGGCTCAATGTATCGGCGCTCAACCGCTTCGCGGCCACATCGAATGAGGTGCGCGTCCGGGTGCTCGGTTCATAGAAGAAGTTGACAATGCTCTTCCCCCTGAGTGTGGGGACCTTCTTGATATCCCTCGCAGAAATGGCCTTCATCGATTCGGCCGTGTCCAGGATCAGATTGATTTCTTGAACAGACAGCGGCCCCATCCCCAACAGATCTTTATGCTCAAATTTCGTCACAACACCACTCCTAAAAAAAACCCCCTTGCCTTTAATCAGGCAAGAGGGTCTTTATTATTGCGCCACCATGCAATCATTATTTAATCATTGGATATGCTGAGGTTTTCCAGGAGATTGAGTTGGGTTTTCGTGCACTCCTGAACTATATGAAGATACTATACAGTACACACGACACAATTGCAACCCCGCAAACAGGCGGCAGGCCCGCCTTCTGTAGGTCCTTTGGGATCAATCACCTGCCTTTCCCTTTAAGAGATGCCGCATTTTCATCCACTGGAAGAAGTTGAACAATGGAAACAGGCGCTCCGTCCCCTTTTCGAACCCCTTTCTTTACAATCCTCAGGTAGCCCCCCTGTCGGTCAAGAAACCGATCCTTGGCCTTATCGAACAGCTTATGAACGACTGATTTATCCTCCATATAGGCAAGGGCCTGGCGCCGGGCGTGAAGATCTCCCCGTTTGGCAAGGGTAATCATCTTTTCGGCCACAGGGCGAATCACCTTGGCCTTCGCATCAGTGGTTTCGATCTGTTCATGTTCGAACAGGGAGGTCACCATATTCCTGAGCATCGCCCTCCGATGACTCGTATTCCGACTTAACTGTTTTCCTGCCTTCCTGTGCCTCATTTATCTTTTCCCTTTCCCTTTTTCTCGCCTTCCTTGTCATTCGTGAGGGCCTTCTCTTTTTTCTTCTTTTTCTTCTTCTTTACCTCTTCTTCTTCAACTTCACCAGCTTCATCTTCAATTTCACCGGCTTCTTCTGCGGACTCCTCGTCTTCCGTGTCCTCTTCTCTTTCAGAGACGTCCACCCCTTCCTCGCCCTCTTCTTCCTCATTACCGAGAATCGGAGTGGAAGGGAAATGGGGTATCTTCATGCCTAAGCCCAGCCCCATCTCTTCGAGAATGGCCTTAATCTCATTAAGAGACTTCCTTCCGAAGTTCTTGGTCTTGAGCATCTCGGCATCTGTCTTCTGAACCAATTCACCGATCAGAGAAATTTTGGCATTTTGCAGACAATTGGCGGAGCGTACGGATAACTCCAGATCCGAAACAGGCCGGAAGAGATTTCCATTCAATTTTTCTCTTTCTATGTCCTCTTCCTCTTCCACCGGCTCAGACTCTTCCTCGAAATTGATGAACGGATTCATCTGCTCTTTGAGAATCTTGGCGGCATAGGCCACCGCATCTTCGGGGAGCACGCTTCCATCTGTCCAGACTTCCAGGGTCAGTTTATCATAATCCGTAATTTGGCCGACCCGGGCGTTGGTCACCACATAATTAACCTTTTGAATGGAAGAAAAGATGGCGTCCACCGGTATAACGCCGATCTCCATGTCCGGTGTCTTGTTTCGTTCCGCCGGCACGTAGCCTTTCCCGGTCCTGACCACCATCTCCATGTGAATCTTCCCTTCTTTGTTCAGGGTCGCGATGTGTTGGTCTGGGTTAAGGATTTCCGCAAAACCGTCCGTCTCGATATCACCGGCAGTCACCTCGCCCTCTCCCTCTCGGTGCAGATGGATGACGGCTTCTTCGGAATCGAACATCCTGAGCCGTATCGACTTCAGGTTCAGAATGATATCCGTTACATCCTCCAAAACCCCCGGAATAGTTGAAAATTCATGAAGCACCTCATCAAACTTGACGGATACAATGGCCGCACCTTGGAGGGACGATAGCAAAACGCGCCTCAACGAATTCCCGATGGTGATTCCAAACCCCCTCTCGAGCGGTTCGCACACAAATTTACCATAGGAATTGGTGTAGCTCTCCGAATCGATTTCGATCCGTTTCGGCTTTATCAACTCGCGCCAGTTTCTACTTTTTAGATCTACCAAGAAGGCCTCCCCATGCTTCTATTGACGATTTATAATGGAAATTTTCAAAAGAGCATCATCAACAATCAGACTCCCATCCCCTATTTTGAGTACAATTCTACAATGAGCTGTTCCTGAATGGGCATCGTGAGATCTTCTCGATTGGGAAGGGCTTTCAGCGTTCCCTTGAACTTCTCCTTATCAACTTCTATCCAGTCCGGAATGCCTCTCCTGACCACAGTCTCCATTGCCTCAATGACCTGGGGCACCTGCTTGCTCTTCTCTTTCACCCCGATTTGATCTCCCGGTTTCACCAGGTAAGAGGGTATATTGACCTTCTTTTCGTTCACGATAAAGTGATTGTGTCTGACCAACTGTCTCGCCTGTTTACGGGAGGCGGCGAACCCCATCCGGTAAACAATATTATCCAACCGAGACTCAAGCAATAACAAAAGGGTAGTGCCGGTAACCCCTTTGCGCTTGTCGGCGCTGTAATAATAGCCTCTGAACTGCTTTTCCAGCAGGCCGTAAATTCTCTTGACTTTCTGCTTCTCCCTGAGCTGCACCCTGTAATCCGAGACCTTTCCGCCGCGTCTCTGGCCATGCTGACCCGGCGCATACGCACGTCTCTCAAAGGCGCACTTGTCGCCATAGCACCGGTCGCCCTTCAAATAGAGCTTCAGATTCTCTCGTCGACACAATTTGCATGAAGAATCTCTATATCTGGCCAAAACACCCCCTCCTGCCCTGGTTATTCATGATTGGTTGGTATAGTTGGTTATCCGCTGCAGAACCCATCCCCATGGTCATACCCTTCGCCTTTTCGGGGGACGGCAGCCGTTATGCGGAATCGGGGTCACATCCCTGATAACGGTCACGGTAAAGCCTTCTACCTGAAGTGACCGCAAGGCAGCCTCTCTGCCGACGCCGGGCCCTTTGACCCTGACCTCCGCCACCCTCATTCCATGGTCCATTGCCTGTCTGAGGGCGTCCCGTCCGGCGATCTGCGCCGCAAAAGGGGTACTTTTTCGAGATCCCTTGATGCCGCCCCTTCCCGCACTTGACTGGGCGATGACATTTCCCTCAAGGTCCGTGATCGTCACAATCGTATTGTTAAAGGTAGATTGGATATGGACAATCCCGGAGGGGACGTTCTTCTTTTCCTTTTTGGATTTGGTTCTCTTCTTTGCCGTTTTTGCCATGCTGTTTCCTCAAGTCTCTATTTTTTTCTCTTTCCCATAACGGCCCTGCGCGGCCCTTTTCTGGTCCTCGCATTGGTACTGGTCCGCTGTCCCCTGACAGGCAGTCCCCTCCTGTGTCTCAATCCACGATATGCGCCCAAATCCATCAGCCGCTTGATATTCATGGATATTTCCCGTCTGAGATCACCTTCAACCTTACATTTTTCGTCAATGACCTTCCTGATACCGGTGATCTGGTCGGGGGTGAGATCATCTGATTTAACTCCGAAGTCTATACCCGCCTCGGAGAGTATCATCTGCGCCTTGGATCTTCCAATGCCGTAAATATAGGTAAGCGCAATCTCGATCCTTTTTCCCCTTGGTAAGTCGACACCCGCGATCCTTGCCAATTTTCAACTCCTCTTTTCTTAATAGTCTAAAGCCCGCTCATCAATAAACGATCGGGTTCTGCCGTTTTGGCAGCCCACATCATCCCTGTCTCTGTTTATGACGAGGATTGTCGCAAATCACACGGGTGATTCCATTGCGTCGAATGATCTTGCACCGTTTGCACATCTTCTTGATTGATGCCCTCACTTTCATGACACTCACATCCTTACATTTCAGCCCTTTTGCACCTTGGCAAAAGGCTCGACAAGGTTATCGACACCCGGGGATGTTGCATCACTGTCTGCTCCCCCGATACACAATCCTTCCTCTGGTCAAATCGTATGGGGACAATTCCACCACCACCATGTCCCCGGGTAGAATCTTGATGAAATTCTTCCGAATTCTACCGGAGATATGAGACAGGACCCGGTGTCCGTTCTTGAGTTCGACCCTGAACATGGCATTGGGCAGCGTCTCAATCACAATCCCTTCCACCTCAATAGCTTCTTCCTTGGGCATATGACCTTCCCCGATAACCCGCCCATCTCAGACAAATACGCCGAAATACCTATCTCGCCTTTCCAAACCCCTTTTTCATGAAACTTTCGTAATGCCGGGTGAGCAAGTGGGACTCGATCTGGTTGGTGGTGTCCATTGCCACCCCCACCACGATCAGGAGGGCGGTTCCACCGAAATAAAATGGCACATTCAATCGATAGATCAGAATGGTGGGCAGAACACAGACCGCGGACACATAAATTGCCCCTGAAAAGGTGAGTCTTGTCAATACCCTGTCAATATATTCGGCCGTGTTCTTGCCGGGTCTTATCCCGGGAATGAATCCGCCGGACCGTTTCATATTGTCGGCAACGTCCACCGGATTGAAATGAACGGCCGTATAGAAATAGCAGAAGAAGAATATAAAAGTCACGTAAATCAGCATGTAGATAACATGTCCCGGCGACAGGGCATTGACGACATATTGAAGCCATGGATATTCATCCACGCTCAGAAAATTAGCGATGGTCGCCGGAAACATGATGATGGAAGAGGCGAAAATGGGCGGGATCACGCCTGCGGTATTGACCTTCAGCGGAAGATGGGTGCTCTGACCCCCATACATTTTGCGGCCCACCACCCGCTTGGCATATTGGACCGGAATCCTTCTCTGGCCTCTCTCCACAAAAACAATGGCGCCGATCACAGCAATCATGAACGCAACTATCAGGATCATGAAAAAAGGTGTCAGTTCTCCAGTGCTCATCAGTCTGAACGTGTTGGCAACGCCCACCGGAAACCCGGCAACAATACCGGAAAAAATGATCAGGGAGATCCCGTTTCCGATCCCCCTCTCCGTTATTTGCTCTCCCAACCACATGAGAAAGGAGGTGCCGGCTGTCAATGTAATGACCGTGAGTAGCCGGAATCCCCACCCCCCCACAGGCACGATCATGGCGCCCCCGGGGCTGGTCATATTCTCCAGACCCACTGCGATGCCGAATCCCTGAATAATGCTCAATATAACCGTACCATATCGGGTATACTGCGTGATTTTCTTCCGCCCCTGTTCGCCCTCTTTTTTCAGTTTCTCCAGGTAGGGCACCACAACCGTCATGAGTTCCAATATGATGGACGCGCTGATATAAGGCATGATGCCCAAGGCCATCACGGACATCTGGCTCAATGCACCGCCGGAGAACATGTCAAACAGTCCGAAAAGGGTTCCCTGCCTGGCGCTGAAAAATGCCGCCAGGGCCGCCCCGTCAATCCCGGGAGTCGGGATGTGACATCCTACCCGGTAGACCGCAAGCATGAGCAGCGTGAAAAGGATCTTCTTCTTCAGCTCAGGTATCTTGGCAATATTCTGAAATCCACCGATCATAAGACTATCTCATCTCACCCGTCGCTGTTGGAAATTCTGATTCTCGGTAAATAAATCCATCATGGCGGTTCGATCCTAAATGATCTCCACCCTGCCGCCTGCCGCCTCAACTTTTTCCGTTGCCGCCTTGCTCGCCTTGTGGATCCTGACAACAACCGGCCGGCCAAGTTCACCGTTTCCCAATAGTTTGATCCCGTTTTTCATTTTCTTGACAAGCCCGGCCTCACGGAAGGCGGCGGCGTCCAGGAGCGAATCCGCCTCAAATCGGTTCAGGTCATCAACATTGATGATGTTGTATTCCCTTTTAAACAGATTGGTAAAGCCTCGCTTGGGAAGGCGTCTCTGAAGCGGCATCTGCCCCCCCTCAAAACCGGGCCGCACACCGCCTCCGGATCGAGAATTCTGTCCCTTTTGCCCCCTGCAGGCGGTCTTTCCGTGACCCGATCCTGGACCCCTTCCAACTCTCTTTCTCTTCTTTCTAGACCCCTCAGCGGGTGAAAGCTCATGAATCTTCATTCTTTTCCCCGTATCTCAACCAAGCTTGACAAGGAATGAGACCTTCTCAATCATGCCACGGATAGCTGGCGTATTTTTCAGTTCCACCGACTTGTGCAGTTTGGTCAAACCCAATCCTGTCAGGGTCTGACGAATCTTCTTGCTTTTGCCGATTCCACTTTTGACAAGCGTTACCTTAATTGTCTCCGTCATTTCCAATTCTCACCTCTGACCCCGGTCGCGTCGGGTGCGTCTTAAGCCCCAGGCGGCCCCTTGCCGACGCCTACCCGGATAGTTGGGCTAGCCGGCTGCTTCTTCAACCATTTTTCCCCTGCGGAGCATGATTTTTTCGGGACTCCGCAGCAGACGCAGGCCCCTGATGGTAGCCTTGACCACATTGTGGGGGTTATGGGAACCCAGACATTTTGTAAGGATATTCTGAATGCCCGCCGCCTCCAAAACCGCACGAACCGCCCCCCCGGCAATCAGCCCGGTACCCTTTCCTGCAGGCTTCAACAGTACTCGGCCTGCCCCACAATTGCCGATGACCTCGTACGGAATGGATTTCTCGGTCAGGCATACGTTTTTCATGTCCCGCTTGGCCTTTTCAATACCTTTTCGGATGGCTTCAGGCACCTGATTCGCCTTGCCCAGACCACTTCCGACCATCCCCTTGCCGTCTCCCACGACAACAATGGCACTGAAACTGAACCGTCGACCGCCCTTAACAACCTTTGCCACCCGGTTGATGTGGACGACCTTCTCAATCAACTGCGCTTCATCTTCTCCTGCAAACAATGGTCATCTCCCTGTCAATCGATTCTTACAAGTTTAATCTGAGAGATCATCTCTCGCCATTCAGTGTTGGGGCCAATATCTTTTTTGAAATGGTGAAAGCGAGATCGGAGGTACCCTGTATGATCAGAACTCCAGTCCGCTCTTGCGCGCAGCTTCAGCAACCGCCTTCACACGGCCATGGTACAAAAACCCGTTCCGGTCAAAAACAACCCGTTTGATCCCTTTGGATAAAGCCAATTCACCGATCGCGGAACCGACGATTTCCGATCCCTTCTTATTGGTTCCATCCTTACCGATCTTGGATCGAAGGTTTTTTGATATAGAGGATACCTCCGCCAACGTCTTCCCAACGGAATCGTCTATGATCTGGACATAAATGTGCTTTGAACTCCTGAACACGCACATCCGTGCCGTTTCAGAGCTGCCTTTGATCTTCTTCCGCACCCTGCTTTTCCTTCTCAGTCTTTTTTCGGACCTGCTAACAGCACCCATTCCGGAAACCTCTTCATCTCTTTCTGCTGATGTCTATTTTGATCCCGCCTTGCCCACTTTTCGCCGGATGATCTCGTCAGCATATTTGATCCCTTTGCCCTTGTAGGGCTCCGGCGCCCGGAGTCCGCGGATCTTGGCGGCGGTCACCCCCAAGAGTTCTTTATCGATACCGCTCAAGAGGATTTTGTTTTTTTCTATGCTGGCCTCTATTCCCTCAGGGAGATCGAAGTGGATCGGATGAGAATAGCCGAGGCTGAAAACAGCCGTTCTCCCCTGAATTTCCCCTCTGTATCCAACCCCGACGATCTCGAGTCCCCTTTGGAATCCTTTGGTGACGCCCGTTACCATATTGCTGACAAGCGCTCCGAAGAGCCCATGAAGAGACCTGGCCTCCCTTGATTCATCCTTTGCAACCACCAGAAGCACGTCTCCATCCCGCTCAACGGATATTTTGGAATGAACAGACCGTCTCAACTCACCTTTAGGACCTTTTACCCTGACACCATCCCCATCAATGGTTACATCGACATTCGGCGGTATTGAAATAGGCTGTTTGCCTATGCGTGACATGTAAACCCTCCCCTATTATTCCCACCTCAGGCGGCATTGAGTCGCTTACCAGACAGCACAGAGGATCTCTCCTCCGACGCCCGTCTTTCTCGCCTCATTATCTGTCATTAACCCCTTTGGCGTAGAAACGATACTGATGCCATACCCGTTCAACACCTTGTCAAGACGGTCGCGACCCACATAGACGCGGCAACCGGGCTTACTCACCCTCTTGATCCCTTCAATGACCGGCACCCCTTCTTTATCATATTTCAGAAAAATCCTTATATATCGGTGCTGGCCATCGGAAATAATTCTGAAGTTCTTGATGTAGCCTTCGGATTTCAATACTTTGGCGACATTGATCTTCAACTTTGAACTCGGAATATTGACCACTTCATGGGAAGCCCTCAGGGCATTCCTTATCCTGGTCAACATATCGGCAACTGGATCCGTCATAGTCATTTTATCTGCACTGCCCCCCAACTGTTGTGTATTCGGAAAACCTGCCGGGCGTCCGACGCTGCGTTTACCAGCTCGATTTCACCACCCCCGGGATTTCGCCCCTGGAAGCCATATTTCTAAAGCAAATACGGCAGATTCCGAATTTTCTCAAATAGGCCCGGCTTCGCCCGCAAATCGGACACCTGTTATACTGACGAGCGCTGAATTTCTGCTTCCTCTGGGCCTTAACAACGAGCGACTTCTTTGCCAAGACAACCTCCCTCTTTACCTGTTGCCACCCCTCAATTTCGGAAAGGCATCCCCAACTGTTTTAATAGGAAAAGACCTTCCGCATCGGTTCTGGCTGTTGTGACAATAGACACATTGAGACCCTTCATCTTGTCTACCTTATCGTAGTCTATTTCCGTAAAGACGATAAACTCCTTGATCCCTATGCTGCAATTCCCCCGACCATCAAACACCTTATCTGAAAGACCCCTGAAATCTCTTACCCGCGCCAATCCGGCATTGAAGAGTTTATCCAGAAAATCGAACATCTTCTGACGCCGCAGGGTCACCATGCACCCGATCGGCATGCCCTCCCGCAACTTGAAACCGGCGATCGATTTCCGGGCCTTGGTCACGACTGCCCTCTGTCCTGCAATCATGGTGAGTTCTTCGACCGCAGAGTCAAGGACCTTGATGTTTTGTATGGCTTCCCCAAGTCCCATATTTAAAACGACCTTCTTGATCCGCGGAACAGCCATGATGCTTCCGTAGCCGAATTCCCTTTTCATAGCGGGCACGACCTCAGAATCATATTTTTCCTTCAATCGAGACAACGATGGTTCCTCCCCGTCAGGTGATATGCCGATATAAGGCTGAAATCACATGCTTTCAATCAAAAATCGACGATCCAAAATAAATAAAGCTATTTGTCCATGGGTTCGCCGCATTTCCGGCATACACGGACCTTTGAACCGTCTTCAAGTACCCGCTTTCCAACCCGCGTTCGTTCGGTGCATTTATCACAGACAATCATCACGTTGGAGATGTTTAAAGGCGCCTCCTTTTCAACGATCCCCCCTTGGCCGGTCTTGACGCCTGGCTTGGAATGGCGTTTAATCATATTCACCTTTTCAACAAGAACGCGCCCCTTCTCACTGTCAACCTTCAACACGGTTCCGATCTTGCCTGTTTCTTTTCCGGC
Proteins encoded in this region:
- a CDS encoding dihydroorotase, whose amino-acid sequence is MITWIRGGDLVDPVNETVEQLDVVVEKGKISKMLPPGVFQGNGSGIKRVEASGKMVIPGLVDMHVHLREPGHEYKETIASGARAAAAGGYTAIACMPNTVPPNDCRAVTEFILEQAERARSVRVYPIAAISKGQDGETLTDFGELREAGAVGLSDDGFPVVNSELMRRALEYASFYGLRVISHCEDRSLSGDGVMHEGGISTRIGLAGIPDASEDIMVYREIALARLTGRHVHIAHVSTAASVDLIRRAKEDGIRVTAETAPHYFTLDHRRVIGYDTLAKVNPPLRTPEDVEAIKTGLREGVIDAIATDHAPHSSLEKDLEFDRAAFGMIGLQTALPLTLQLVRDGVLGLAQAIGKLSWAGATALGIPGGRLMEGGSADLAIIDLNYEYPLETDRILSKSKNSPFIGQVLKGITELTMVGGKIVWEKA
- a CDS encoding aspartate carbamoyltransferase catalytic subunit, whose protein sequence is MGPLSVQEINLILDTAESMKAISARDIKKVPTLRGKSIVNFFYEPSTRTRTSFDVAAKRLSADTLSLSASTSSMVKGETLLDTARNLQAMRPDVIVLRHPSSGAPHMLAKEVEAGIINAGDGINEHPTQALLDLYTIREKMGRINGLKTVIIGDISHSRVARSNIIGLIKMGAEVTVSGPPTMIPVGIEGLGVRVVPDPVKAVRKKDVVMLLRIQLERQSKVLFPSIREYASYFGLSRKIFQSANEGAIVMHPGPLNRGVEISSEVADGPYSVILDQVANGVAVRMAVLYLLIGGAKGDNVDQGR
- the rplQ gene encoding 50S ribosomal protein L17 gives rise to the protein MRHRKAGKQLSRNTSHRRAMLRNMVTSLFEHEQIETTDAKAKVIRPVAEKMITLAKRGDLHARRQALAYMEDKSVVHKLFDKAKDRFLDRQGGYLRIVKKGVRKGDGAPVSIVQLLPVDENAASLKGKGR
- a CDS encoding DNA-directed RNA polymerase subunit alpha, with translation MVDLKSRNWRELIKPKRIEIDSESYTNSYGKFVCEPLERGFGITIGNSLRRVLLSSLQGAAIVSVKFDEVLHEFSTIPGVLEDVTDIILNLKSIRLRMFDSEEAVIHLHREGEGEVTAGDIETDGFAEILNPDQHIATLNKEGKIHMEMVVRTGKGYVPAERNKTPDMEIGVIPVDAIFSSIQKVNYVVTNARVGQITDYDKLTLEVWTDGSVLPEDAVAYAAKILKEQMNPFINFEEESEPVEEEEDIEREKLNGNLFRPVSDLELSVRSANCLQNAKISLIGELVQKTDAEMLKTKNFGRKSLNEIKAILEEMGLGLGMKIPHFPSTPILGNEEEEGEEGVDVSEREEDTEDEESAEEAGEIEDEAGEVEEEEVKKKKKKKKEKALTNDKEGEKKGKGKDK
- the rpsD gene encoding 30S ribosomal protein S4 — its product is MARYRDSSCKLCRRENLKLYLKGDRCYGDKCAFERRAYAPGQHGQRRGGKVSDYRVQLREKQKVKRIYGLLEKQFRGYYYSADKRKGVTGTTLLLLLESRLDNIVYRMGFAASRKQARQLVRHNHFIVNEKKVNIPSYLVKPGDQIGVKEKSKQVPQVIEAMETVVRRGIPDWIEVDKEKFKGTLKALPNREDLTMPIQEQLIVELYSK
- the rpsK gene encoding 30S ribosomal protein S11, with the translated sequence MAKTAKKRTKSKKEKKNVPSGIVHIQSTFNNTIVTITDLEGNVIAQSSAGRGGIKGSRKSTPFAAQIAGRDALRQAMDHGMRVAEVRVKGPGVGREAALRSLQVEGFTVTVIRDVTPIPHNGCRPPKRRRV
- the rpsM gene encoding 30S ribosomal protein S13 — translated: MARIAGVDLPRGKRIEIALTYIYGIGRSKAQMILSEAGIDFGVKSDDLTPDQITGIRKVIDEKCKVEGDLRREISMNIKRLMDLGAYRGLRHRRGLPVRGQRTSTNARTRKGPRRAVMGKRKK
- the rpmJ gene encoding 50S ribosomal protein L36; the protein is MKVRASIKKMCKRCKIIRRNGITRVICDNPRHKQRQG
- the infA gene encoding translation initiation factor IF-1; the encoded protein is MPKEEAIEVEGIVIETLPNAMFRVELKNGHRVLSHISGRIRKNFIKILPGDMVVVELSPYDLTRGRIVYRGSRQ
- the secY gene encoding preprotein translocase subunit SecY; translated protein: MIGGFQNIAKIPELKKKILFTLLMLAVYRVGCHIPTPGIDGAALAAFFSARQGTLFGLFDMFSGGALSQMSVMALGIMPYISASIILELMTVVVPYLEKLKKEGEQGRKKITQYTRYGTVILSIIQGFGIAVGLENMTSPGGAMIVPVGGWGFRLLTVITLTAGTSFLMWLGEQITERGIGNGISLIIFSGIVAGFPVGVANTFRLMSTGELTPFFMILIVAFMIAVIGAIVFVERGQRRIPVQYAKRVVGRKMYGGQSTHLPLKVNTAGVIPPIFASSIIMFPATIANFLSVDEYPWLQYVVNALSPGHVIYMLIYVTFIFFFCYFYTAVHFNPVDVADNMKRSGGFIPGIRPGKNTAEYIDRVLTRLTFSGAIYVSAVCVLPTILIYRLNVPFYFGGTALLIVVGVAMDTTNQIESHLLTRHYESFMKKGFGKAR
- the rplO gene encoding 50S ribosomal protein L15 yields the protein MKIHELSPAEGSRKKRKRVGRGPGSGHGKTACRGQKGQNSRSGGGVRPGFEGGQMPLQRRLPKRGFTNLFKREYNIINVDDLNRFEADSLLDAAAFREAGLVKKMKNGIKLLGNGELGRPVVVRIHKASKAATEKVEAAGGRVEII
- the rpmD gene encoding 50S ribosomal protein L30 encodes the protein MTETIKVTLVKSGIGKSKKIRQTLTGLGLTKLHKSVELKNTPAIRGMIEKVSFLVKLG
- the rpsE gene encoding 30S ribosomal protein S5 translates to MFAGEDEAQLIEKVVHINRVAKVVKGGRRFSFSAIVVVGDGKGMVGSGLGKANQVPEAIRKGIEKAKRDMKNVCLTEKSIPYEVIGNCGAGRVLLKPAGKGTGLIAGGAVRAVLEAAGIQNILTKCLGSHNPHNVVKATIRGLRLLRSPEKIMLRRGKMVEEAAG
- the rplR gene encoding 50S ribosomal protein L18; this translates as MGAVSRSEKRLRRKSRVRKKIKGSSETARMCVFRSSKHIYVQIIDDSVGKTLAEVSSISKNLRSKIGKDGTNKKGSEIVGSAIGELALSKGIKRVVFDRNGFLYHGRVKAVAEAARKSGLEF
- the rplF gene encoding 50S ribosomal protein L6; translated protein: MSRIGKQPISIPPNVDVTIDGDGVRVKGPKGELRRSVHSKISVERDGDVLLVVAKDESREARSLHGLFGALVSNMVTGVTKGFQRGLEIVGVGYRGEIQGRTAVFSLGYSHPIHFDLPEGIEASIEKNKILLSGIDKELLGVTAAKIRGLRAPEPYKGKGIKYADEIIRRKVGKAGSK
- the rpsH gene encoding 30S ribosomal protein S8, with the translated sequence MTMTDPVADMLTRIRNALRASHEVVNIPSSKLKINVAKVLKSEGYIKNFRIISDGQHRYIRIFLKYDKEGVPVIEGIKRVSKPGCRVYVGRDRLDKVLNGYGISIVSTPKGLMTDNEARKTGVGGEILCAVW
- a CDS encoding type Z 30S ribosomal protein S14; the encoded protein is MAKKSLVVKAQRKQKFSARQYNRCPICGRSRAYLRKFGICRICFRNMASRGEIPGVVKSSW
- the rplE gene encoding 50S ribosomal protein L5, whose product is MSRLKEKYDSEVVPAMKREFGYGSIMAVPRIKKVVLNMGLGEAIQNIKVLDSAVEELTMIAGQRAVVTKARKSIAGFKLREGMPIGCMVTLRRQKMFDFLDKLFNAGLARVRDFRGLSDKVFDGRGNCSIGIKEFIVFTEIDYDKVDKMKGLNVSIVTTARTDAEGLFLLKQLGMPFRN